The sequence TCCTTGAAGGAATCGAAATTTCGTGCGCCAATTCCGTCCGTGTTCGCGGCCTGTGAAATTTGCATTCTGGCGGGGGGCCGAAGCTCGCGGATGGGCGCGGATAAATCCCGTCTGCGCCTGGGCCGGCGGACGTTATTAGGCCACGTGCGCGCCGCCGCGAATGCCACCGGACTGAAGGCGCGCGTCATCCGGTCGGACGTGGTACCGCAGTGCGGTCCATTGGGTGGCGTTTTCTCGGCGCTGGCGACGAGCCGCGCCGAGACGATACTTTTTCTTTCATGCGACATGCCCTTCGTCTCGCCGGAGTTGCTGAAGATGCTTGGCCTCCGATTGAAGCCAGGGATGGCGGCGTTGTTCACCGAGGAGGAAGGCCAAATTGGATTTCCGTTTTT is a genomic window of Candidatus Angelobacter sp. containing:
- a CDS encoding molybdenum cofactor guanylyltransferase, which codes for MFAACEICILAGGRSSRMGADKSRLRLGRRTLLGHVRAAANATGLKARVIRSDVVPQCGPLGGVFSALATSRAETILFLSCDMPFVSPELLKMLGLRLKPGMAALFTEEEGQIGFPFLIRREVLPVVERQLSARRPSLRGLADALDARTFRVTRSRKHELFNVNTPGDLKIARDCWHGLARRA